The Streptomyces sp. NBC_01463 DNA window GCTGGGCGGCCGTCCGAAGGCCCTGCTGGAGCACCGGGGCGGCCTGCTGGCCGACCACGCGGTGAACACCCTCCGGGAGGGCGGCTGCGGACCGGTCCACGCGGTGCTGGGTGCGGCGGCCGACGAGGTGCGGGCGCGTGCGGACCTCTCGGACGTCACGGTGACCGTCAACCCGGAGTGGACCGAGGGCATGGGGTCCTCGCTGCGGGCGGGTCTCGCCTCCCTCGCCGGGGCGGGCGCGGACGCGGTGCTCGTCCTCCTGGTGGACCAGCCCGGGATCACCGCCGCGGCGGTGGCGCGGGTGCGGTCGGCGTACCGCTCGCGGACGAGTCTGGCAGCGGCCTCGTACGAGGGGGAACGCGGCCATCCGGTGCTGTTCGGGGCCGACCTGTGGGCAGAGATCGCGGCGGGGGCGGTGGGAGACCAGGGCGCCCGGGCATACCTGCGGGCGCACCGCGATGCGATCACGCTCGTCGAGTGTTCCGATGTGGCTCAGGCGTACGACATCGACACGGCGGAGGACCTGGCGCACCTTGAGTGAACGCACTGGCACGCTGCGCCAGCAACCGCCCTTTTCTGTCGACCCGGAGAATCTCGACATCAACAAACCATTGAACTTCCACCATGAGGAAACTACTATCCACTGGTCAGAAGCCCTCTGCACCTCAGACGGCGACCACGGCCGTATCCCGGAGCCATGGCACGCCGTGCCGTTCCAGGCGACCCGGCGGCCG harbors:
- a CDS encoding nucleotidyltransferase family protein; translated protein: MTSTPHAPSSPVPSTSPVIAGLLLAAGGGRRLGGRPKALLEHRGGLLADHAVNTLREGGCGPVHAVLGAAADEVRARADLSDVTVTVNPEWTEGMGSSLRAGLASLAGAGADAVLVLLVDQPGITAAAVARVRSAYRSRTSLAAASYEGERGHPVLFGADLWAEIAAGAVGDQGARAYLRAHRDAITLVECSDVAQAYDIDTAEDLAHLE